A genomic window from Xyrauchen texanus isolate HMW12.3.18 chromosome 15, RBS_HiC_50CHRs, whole genome shotgun sequence includes:
- the pdia7 gene encoding protein disulfide isomerase family A, member 7 has translation MRLPWSFIFLFFTACCSEGSDVFELGDSDFDQGTAGHETMLVEFFAPWCGHCQRLAPEYETAATKLKGKVPLAKVDCTVNSETCERFGVNGYPTLKIFRNGEEAESYDGPRTADGIVSYMKKQAGPSSVALLSGADLDSFVDNYEASVVGFFSGDDSAQLAEFLNISSALRDSYRFAHSTDLGTGLKHGVDGECVLLFRPPHLNSKFEDSMVKYTESVLIPSFRTFIRDNVFGLCPHLTTDNRVHLKGSDLLTAYYNVDYIRNVKGTNYWRNRIMKVATQFQDRGLSFAVADRQEFQDELEEEFGLGLSEGGEIPIVTIRTRAGHKYSMQEEFTRDGKSLERFLEDYFANKLKRYVKSEPVPVSNDGPVKVVVADTFEEIVNDPEKDVLVEFYAPWCGHCKNLEPKYKELGEKLSGDPNIIIGKMDATANDVPPNYDVQGFPTIYFVPSGQKDQPRRYEGGRDISDFISYLKKEATNPLILNDSRDEL, from the exons ATGCGCTTACCCTGGTCtttcatttttctattttttactGCCTGCTGTTCGGAGGGCAGCGATGTGTTCGAGCTTGGAGATTCTGACTTTGATCAGGGGACAGCCGGGCACGAGACTATGCTGGTGGAGTTCTTCGCTCCTTG GTGTGGACATTGCCAGAGGCTGGCTCCAGAATATGAGACTGCTGCCACAAAGCTGAAAGGGAAAGTACCTCTTGCAAAG GTTGACTGCACAGTGAACTCTGAGACTTGTGAGCGTTTTGGAGTGAATGGATACCCCACCCTTAAAATCTTCCGCAATGGAGAGGAAGCTGAATCCTATGATGGCCCCAGAACAGCAG ATGGAATTGTGAGCTATATGAAAAAGCAGGCAGGGCCAAGTTCTGTGGCTCTTCTCAGTGGGGCAGATTTGGATTCTTTTGTTGACAACTATGAGGCCAGTGTTGTGG GCTTTTTCTCTGGGGATGACAGTGCACAGCTTGCAGAGTTTCTGAACATCTCCAGTGCCCTGAGGGACAGCTATCGATTTGCTCATTCCACTGATCTGGGAACAGGCCTGAAACATGGGGTAGATGGAGA ATGTGTTCTGTTGTTCCGTCCCCCACACTTAAACAGCAAGTTTGAGGACAGTATGGTGAAATACACAGAATCTGTTTTGATTCCCTCCTTCCGTACATTCATCCGAGACAATGT ATTTGGTCTCTGTCCACATCTAACCACTGACAATAGGGTGCACCTGAAAGGAAGTGACCTGCTTACTGCATATTACAATGTTGATTACATACGAAATGTAAAAGGCACCAACTACTGGAGGAACAG AATAATGAAGGTGGCGACTCAGTTCCAGGATCGTGGTCTGAGTTTTGCTGTGGCAGATCGGCAGGAGTTCCAGGATGAGCTTGAGGAGGAGTTTGGTTTGGGTCTGTCTGAGGGAGGAGAGATTCCCATTGTCACCATACGGACCAGAGCAGGACACAAGTACTCCATGCAGGAAGAATTCAC GAGAGATGGCAAGTCTTTAGAGAGGTTCTTGGAGGATTACTTTGCCAACAAGTTGAAAAGATATGTAAAATCTGAGCCGGTTCCAGTGTCTAACGATGGCCCAGTCAAG GTCGTAGTGGCTGACACGTTTGAGGAGATTGTGAATGATCCAGAGAAGGATGTATTGGTTGAATTTTATGCTCCCTGGTGCGGCCATTGCAAGAACCTGGAGCCCAAATACAAAGAGCTTGGAGAAAAG CTCTCTGGGGACCCGAACATTATTATTGGCAAAATGGATGCCACTGCGAATGATGTCCCTCCAAATTATGATGTCCAAGG ATTTCCAACCATTTACTTTGTACCCTCTGGACAAAAAGACCAGCCACGCCGATATGAG GGTGGTCGTGATATTAGTGACTTCATCAGCTACCTGAAGAAAGAGGCCACAAATCCGCTCATTTTAAATGACTCAAGGGATGAACTGTAA
- the LOC127656008 gene encoding T-complex protein 1 subunit gamma-like → MMGRPVLVLSQNIKRESGRKVQIGNITAAKTIADVIRTCLGPRAMMKMLLDPMGGIVMTNDGNAILREIQVQHPAAKSMIEISRTQDEEVGDGTTSVIILAGEMLAVAEQFLEQQMHPTVVISAYRQALDDMLNILQDISTPVDVSNRDMMLKIINSAINTKALSRWSTLACNIALDAVRTVELEENGRKEIDIKKYAKVEKVPGGFIEDSCVLRGVMVNKDVTHPRMRRLIKNPRIVLLDCSLEYKKGESQTDIEITREEDFSRILQMEEEYIQQICEDVIRLKPDLIFTEKGISDLAQHYLMKANITAIRRVRKTDNNRIARACGARIASRTDELREEDVGTGAGLFEVKKIGDEYFTFVTECKDPKACTILLRGASKEILAEVERNLQDAMQVCRNVLLEPYLLPGGGAVEMAVSHRLTERSRALTGVEQWPYRAVAQALEVIPRTLIQNCGASAIRVLTALRAKHTQEGNASWGVNGETGTLAEMEQLGICEPLAVKAQTYKTAVETAVLLLRIDDIVSGHKKKGDDQRGGGAPMEDKE, encoded by the exons ATGATGGGCCGACCAGTTCTTGTGCTTA GTCAGAACATCAAGAGAGAGTCTGGACGAAAAGTCCAGATTGGAAACATCACTGCGGCTAAG acaaTTGCAGATGTCATCAGGACATGTCTGGGACCAAGAGCTATGATGAAG ATGCTTCTGGATCCCATGGGTGGTATTGTCATGACCAACGATGGCAATGCAATTCTGAGAGAG ATCCAAGTCCAGCACCCTGCTGCCAAGTCCATGATTGAGATCAGTCGTACACAGGATGAGGAGGTTGGAGATGGAACCACCTCTGTTATTATTCTAG CTGGTGAGATGCTTGCAGTGGCTGAGCAGTTTCTGGAACAGCAGATGCATCCTACCGTGGTGATCAGTGCATACAGACAGGCTCTTGACGACATGTTGAACATACTCCAAGACATCAG CACCCCAGTTGATGTAAGTAATCGGGATATGATGCTGAAGATAATAAACTCAGCAATCAACACCAAAGCTCTTAGCCGCTGGTCCACCCTGGCCTGTAACATCGCTCTTGATGCTGTCCGTACTGTTGAGCTGGAGGAGAATGGACGCAAGGAAATTGACATTAAGAAATATGCCAAAGTTGAAAAG GTGCCTGGTGGCTTCATTGAGGACTCATGTGTGCTAAGGGGTGTTATGGTAAATAAGGATGTAACTCACCCCCGTATGAGAAGACTCATCAAGAACCCCAGAATAGTTTTGCTTGATTGCTCTCTGGAGTACAAGAAGGGTGAGAGCCAG ACGGATATTGAGATCACTCGTGAGGAAGACTTTTCCCGCATCCTGCAGATGGAGGAAGAGTACATTCAGCAGATCTGCGAGGACGTTATCCGCCTCAAACCCGACCTGATCTTTACTGAAAAGGGAATTTCAG ATCTGGCTCAGCACTATTTGATGAAAGCAAACATCACTGCAATCCGTCGCGTCAGAAAGACGGACAACAACCGCATTGCAAG AGCATGTGGGGCACGCATTGCCAGCAGAACAGATGAACTCCGTGAAGAGGATGTTGGTACAGGAGCTGGCCTGTTTGAAGTGAAGAAGATCGGTGATGAGTATTTCACCTTTGTCACAGAGTGTAAAGACCCCAAAGCCTGTACCATACTGCTGAGAGGAGCCAGCAAAGAGATCTTGGCG GAAGTGGAGCGAAACCTTCAGGATGCCATGCAGGTATGTCGCAACGTCCTGTTGGAACCATATCTGTTGCCTGGTGGTGGTGCAGTTGAGATGGCAGTGTCTCACCGGCTGACAGAGCGTTCACGAGCGCTGACCGGTGTTGAACAGTGGCCATACCGGGCTGTGGCTCAGGCCTTGGAGGTCATTCCGCGTACACTGATCCAGAACTGTGGAGCCTCTGCAATACGCGTGCTCACGGCTCTCAGG GCCAAGCACACCCAGGAGGGCAATGCTTCGTGGGGAGTCAATGGAGAGACTGGAACCTTGGCTGAAATGGAGCAGCTGGGGATCTGTGAACCTCTGGCAGTTAAAGCCCAGACATACAAGACTGCAGTGGAG actgCTGTACTGTTACTGCGCATTGATGACATTGTTTCTGGTCACAAGAAGAAGGGAGATGACCAGAGGGGTGGTGGCGCACCTATGGAGGACAAGGAATAA
- the LOC127656009 gene encoding transmembrane protein 79-like yields the protein MDNTPLGPSAEPQTSKWVSDGAMVTKDMNSTERLDEDMSRSAYMESSTLQWPENKPEPQILAGNDGESTSIRSDCTSLRCGLSRTESEREEFGMNEKRKMGEGWMDKRKGRLSEIELEELNVMPEKAARVFSPSITILRSTSQTEFPREIGDDWRDGEEEKSPFLGSHETHGTPHEDYDHDWPIENKFSCCCCGETNRDALKLGASMFTSALIFPLLVWGGYVFLPFDAPLLDSTPLRLVYTLRCSVFAVIPIVLGMLVLGVSRLRYRSLRPRFEGEREVKQVAVHQRYVEDSISLFILFFLQLAVMAAYLSQDWLKLVPLLTIIFALGRLLYWIAAACDSSVRGVGFGFSFLPMLVMLVANIYFLFISDSAGSIFAPDIPDSEMHVPSVKQRFWG from the exons ATGGATAACACCCCTCTTGGACCATCAGCAGAGCCCCAAACCTCTAAATGGGTATCAGATGGAGCCATGGTAACAAAAGACATGAACAGCACTGAGCGGTTGGATGAGGACATGAGCAGGTCTGCATATATGGAATCCAGTACCCTACAGTGGCCTGAGAATAAACCTGAACCACAGATTCTGGCAGGCAATGATGGAGAGAGCACAAGCATAAGATCTGATTGCACCTCACTCCGATGTGGATTGAGCCGGACGGAGAGTGAGAGGGAGGAGTTTGGAATGAATGAGAAAAGAAAGATGGGtgagggatggatggataaaaggaAAGGGAGGCTTTCGGAGATTGAGTTGGAGGAGTTAAATGTTATGCCAGAGAAGGCTGCCAGAGTTTTTAGTCCCAGCATCACCATTCTGCGCTCCACCAGCCAGACAGAGTTTCCTCGGGAGATTGGAGACGACTGGAGAGATGGCGAAGAAGAGAAAAGCCCCTTTCTGGGGTCACACGAGACTCATGGAACCCCGCATGAAGACTATGACCATGACTGGCCCATTGAAAACAAATTTAGCTGCT gTTGCTGTGGTGAAACTAATCGTGATGCCCTTAAATTAGGTGCATCCATGTTCACTTCTGCCTTGATCTTCCCCCTGTTGGTGTGGGGTGGATATGTCTTCCTGCCCTTTGATGCCCCTTTGCTTGATAGCACCCCCTTAAGGCTGGTCTACACATTGCGCTGCTCTGTTTTTGCAGTTATACCCATTGTGCTTG gTATGTTGGTACTGGGTGTATCCCGCCTGAGGTATCGTTCACTGAGGCCACGATTTGAGGGGGAGAGGGAGGTTAAGCAGGTAGCCGTCCACCAACGCTATGTGGAGGATTCCATCTCTCTCTTTATCCTTTTCTTCCTTCAGCTGGCTGTGATGGCTGCTTACCTGAGTCAGGATTGGCTTAAACTAGTCCCTCTTCTCACCATCATTTTTGCCCTTGGCAG ACTGTTGTACTGGATCGCAGCAGCCTGTGACAGCAGTGTGAGAGGTGTTGGCTTTGGATTCTCATTTCTGCCAATGCTGGTTATGCTGGTGGCCAACATCTACTTCCTCTTCATCTCCGATTCTGCAGGTTCTATCTTTGCCCCGGACATCCCAGATTCAGAAATGCATGTTCCTTCAGTCAAGCAGAGGTTCTGGGGCTAG